CGGCACGATCGATCCGAATGGAGAAGTGGGTCCGATTGGAGGAGTGAAGTTCAAAATCGTAGCCGCCGACCGGAAGGGCGCGGAAATCTTTTTCGTTCCGGTTAAGAACTACGAAGAAGCCAAGGCGAAAGCGGACAAAATCGGCACCAAGATGAAGCTGGTGCCCGTATCGACACTAAGCGAGGCTATTCAGTACATGGAGAAGCTGCCGGTCAAACCATGACCGGCGGCTTCAGATAGTCGCTGTACAGATCGCTGCGGAGCGGTGAGGCAAAGGCTGCGGCGTAGGCCGCTGAAGCCTGAAGATCCCGCGTAAGCTGGGGATGGGAGCTAAGCGCCGGCCGAATAATGACGGGGAGAGAGGCGCTTTGCTTCATTTTTTTTAGCAGAATTCTGCCGCTCTCCCGGAAACCGAGAACCCGGATATATCCCGGACCTTTCGAGAGGGCGCCAGGCGAGAATTCTTCCTTGCCGTGATTCAGCAAAATATGCAGCAGCATTCGCTGAAGCCGGGTGCGGGTGTAGCGTTTGCTCTTCAAGGCGGAGAGCAGACCATCAACCGTGAACCGCTCAAGCTCCGGTACAATCCGCAGGAGACGGTTCTCCAATCCTTCACCCACATCCAGCAGTCCGCCAAGCTCGGCGGCTGAGCGGGTGGAGAGAAGGTGAAGCAGCGGGGACCGGAAGCTCTCCCAATCGAGCGGCCCCCGGCCTTCCTCCTGCTCATGCCGAAGGATGCTCAGGCTGTCTTCCGGCATGTAGCCTTCAAGAGATCCGCCTTCCCGCAGCAGTCCGCGCAGCGCCGTTGCGCTGGCGATCGAGGTTCCGGAGCGGAGCGGTTCGTGAAAGCCCGCTCCGAGGCGGGGAACGGTCAGCGGAACGATCCCGCTGCCCAGCCGCCGCAGGGCGATCAGGTAATGAAGGCCGAGGCTGTTGTTCGGTCCGCGCAGCAGATCCTCCAGGCCGCTCCCGTTCATTGGGGAAGCGGAGCCGGCACCCGCTCCGGACATGTCTGCCGGACCAGCAGTCCGGTCGGCAGGTCCTTCAGCAGGTCCTTCGGCGCCTGCGACAACGCCATCCGGGCCGCCTTCTTCAAGGCGGTCCCGCCATGCAAGCGCCGCCGCCGCGCTGTAAGCGGCGGGAAAGCCCTCGCCGAGCGCAAGACGCCGGCGGATTTCGCCCTGAAGCGGGCCGCTTTCCTCGGCGAGAAAGCGCGCCAGCGGCAGCAGCTGCGAGGGGCTGCCGGACTCGGAGCCGAAGCACAGGCTGTCCACGACGCCTGTCGCTTCAAGCAGCGCAACCGCGCCAAAGGCGAACCACTCCGCAGGCTGGACGGCGTAAGCGACCGGAAGCTCGATCACCAGGTCGGCGCCCATGAGCAGGGCCATTTCGGTGCGAGCCCGCTTGCTTACGGCCGCGGGCTCGCCGCGCTGGGTGAATGGGCCGCTCATCACGACGATGGAGCGGGATGCGCCGGACAGTCTTTTGGCTTCTCTGAAGTGATGGACATGCCCGTTATGTAAAGGGTTGTATTCGGCAATAATTCCTACTGTCGACACACAGGGTTCACTCCTGTTCTGTATATGGGTTCGCCTTGGCTAAAGTGTACAAAAGCTCCGTCAAAACGTCCCGAATCGGTTACTAATAGTTATAACATAAATCTTCCCTCTTTCTGCAACAATATAAAGGGAAAATGGTTGACAAAGGTCATGAATGGTAGGTATAATAAATTTTGTTTGTTTGGAGTGATATCTATGAAGTTTCACTTTCGCAAAATCGCAAATGCCGACGGACCTTTGCACTTCCACGAGAATGTGGATGTCAGCGAAGCCGTCAAAGGACGCAAGGATATTTTGACTGTATCGCCGTTATTAGCCGATCTCGATGCGCTGCCCGCGGCTGCGGATCTCGTAACCGTGGAGGGTAAGCTGAGCGGAGATGCGGACATGCTATGTGCGCGTTGCTTGAATCCTGTCAAGAGCCATATGGATATTCCTTTTGCCGAGACGTTCAAGTGGAGTAAGGAACCGGCCGAGCCGGAAGAAGAGGAAGACGAGGATCTGAACTACGTGACCGATGAAGCCGTGGATCTGGTGCCTTATGTCGAGGAAAGCTTTCTTCTCCATTTGCCGCTTTCCGTGCTCTGCACCTCAGACTGCAAGGGACTCTGTCCCACATGCGGGAAGAATTTGAACGAAGGCGCCTGCAGTTGCGACAACACCGTAATCGATCCGCGTCTCGCCGGATTGAAAGATTTTTTCAAATGAGACGATGAAATGAACAACCCGTCTTTACGGGTTCACTTGAATAAGGAGGTGGAACACATGGCAGTACCTCAACGTAGAACGTCCAAAACACGCCGTGACAAGCGTCGCACGCACTTTAAGCTGGTTGTGCCGGGCATGGTGAAATGTGAACAATGCGGAGAATTGAAGCTTGCTCACCACGTATGCAAAGTGTGCGGAACGTACAAAGCTAGAGAGATCATCAAACAATAGTGATCTTTCTGAACAAAGTAGTACTTCATCTATCGGTGAGGTGCTATTTTTTTTGCGGGCATAACGTAGGCAGGGTATCAGGCAGCTTGTGTCAGGAGATTTTTCGCCGGATCACGGTTTTGAAGTCAATGCTTTATTTTTCCGGCATCATGCTTTATACTACATATTAGTACCAGGTTCTAAATTGTGAATTTTTAATTGCTTCCATATAAATTGCGGCCGTTCAGAGGCCGGTCATTGCTTAGACGAGCACGGACGGGAGGTGAACCGCCATCGAGCGCGTGTCGAAAAAAGAACGCCAGCAGCTGCTGTTGCAGATTATTGCGGACAACCCTTTTGTCACGGACCGCGAGCTTACACGGCAGTTGAAGGTTAGCATACAGACCATCCGCCTGGACCGTATGGAACTCGGGATTCCGGAGCTGCGGGAGCGTATGAAGCAGATGGCGGAGCATTCCTACGATCAAGTGCGCTCTCTTCCTCCGGATGAAGTGGTCGGGGATATCGTCGATTTGCAGCTCGACAAGAGCGGGATCTCGATCTTTGAGATTCGTGAAGAGCATGTCTTCTCAAGAAACGGTATCGCCCGGGGCCATTACGTGTTCGCGCAGGCCAATTCGCTTGCGGTTGCCGTAATAAACGATGAAATTGCGCTTACGGCCTCGGCCGATATCCGTTTTATACGCATGGTCCGGCTGGGAGAGAAATGCATTTCCAAGGCTTATGTCCGCTCGCTGGCGGGCCGCAGGGGCAAGGCCGAGGTCGACGTATTCACCTATGTCGGCGAAGAGATGGTCTTTCAGGGCCAGTTCGTCGTGTACCGGTCCGCGGCGGAAGAATACAGCGAAGGGGGAAGCCGAAGTGCAGATCGCCATTGACGCCATGGGCGGGGATCATGCGCCCGAGTGCAATGTAGAGGGTGCCTTGTCCGCGGCTGCGGAATGGAAAGATACGCAGATCGTGCTGGTAGGCGATGAAGCAAGGCTTGCGCCGCTGCTTAAAGACAAGCCTTCTAATGTGACGGTTCGCCATGCAAGTGAAGTAATCGGGCCTGATGAGGAGCCCGTCAAAGCCGTACGGCGAAAAAAGGATTCATCCATGGTTGTTGCGGGAAGAATGGTTAAGGAAGGCGAAGCCGAGGCCATGATATCCGCAGGCAATACGGGAGCTCTCATGACGACGGGGCTGCTTGTCGTCGGAAGAATGAAGGGCATCGAGCGCCCGGCGCTTGCGCCTATGATTCCGACCCTCGACGATGTCGGCGTGTTGGCTTTGGACCTCGGCGCGAATATGGACGCCGAGCCGCAGCATCTGGCGCAGTACGCGCTGATGGGAAGCATCTACCGCAGCAAGATGCACGGTATTTCGCAGCCGCGCGTAGGGCTGCTGAACGTCGGCGCGGAGCCCGGCAAGGGGAACAAGCTGACAAAGGAAGCATACCCGCTGCTGGAGCAGCTTGCGGGCATCAACTTTGTCGGCAACGTGGAAGCGCGTGACGTTCTAACGGGAAGCTGCGATGTGCTCGTCTGCGACGGCTTTGCCGGCAATATTTTGCTGAAGTCGCTGGAAGGGACAGCAGGTGCGATTTTTGCCCTGCTCAAAGAGCAGTTCAGCCGTTCCCTTAAGACCAAGCTTGGAGCGGCGATGCTTATGCCTGAACTGAGAGGACTTAAGGGCAAGATGGATTACAAGGAGCACGGCGGCGCGCCGCTGCTCGGTTTAAGCGGTCTCGTCGTGAAGGGACATGGGTCATCTGACGGCAATGCCATTAAGAATGCGGTCCGGCAGGCGCGGCAGGCACTCTCGTCGGGTCTTGTGCCAAGCATATCCAAGGAAATTAGCGGGAAGTGAGTGACAATATGAAGAGCTTACGTCCGGTCGGTATTATCGGCACTGGAAAGTATGTGCCCGAGAAAATATTGACCAACAGCGATTTAGAAAAAATAGTGGAAACGAACGATGAATGGATTGTTAGCCGCACAGGCATTCGGGAGCGCCATATCGCCGCTCCGGATCAAGCGACCTCCGATCTGGCTTACGAGGCTTCGCTCCGCGCGCTGGCTTCGGCGGGCATGAAGCCCGAGGATCTGGATCTGATCATTGTGGCAACGATTACGCCCGACACGACATTCCCTTCTACGGCTTGCATTCTGCAGGATAAGCTAGGTGCGAAGGGCGCAGCGGCATTTGACCTGTCTGCGGCCTGCTCCGGTTTCGTATACAGTCTAGCGACGGCGGTCGGCTTCATTCAGAACGGCATGTATAACAACGCCCTGATTATCGGTGCGGACTCGTTATCCAGGATTACGGATTATACGGACCGCAACACTTGTGTTCTATTCGGGGACGGCGCGGGAGCGGTCATTGTCGGCGAAGTGCCGGAAGGACGGGGATTCAAATCCTTTGATCTCGGCGCGGAGGGCGCAGGCGGCCCGCTTCTGAGACTCGAAGGCGGCGGCTCACGGCTGCCCGCTTCGGTAGAAACAGTAGAAGGCAAGAAGCATTTTATCTACATGAACGGACGGGAAGTGTTCAAGTTCGCTGTCCGGGTAATGGGTGCGGCAACGGAGAAGGTGCTGGGTAAAGCGGGTCTTACGAAGGAAGACATCGATCTCTTTGTACCGCATCAAGCGAATATACGCATTATTCAGTCAGCAATGCAGCGTCTCGATCTTCCGCCGGAGAAGTGCGTTATTAATGTAGACAAATATGCGAACACCTCGGCCGCATCCATACCGCTTGCCCTGGTGGAAGCGGCGGAAGAGGGACGGATAAAAGAAGGCGACACCGTCCTCATGGTCGGCTTCGGCGGCGGCCTGACTTGGGGCGCTTCCATATTGACTTGGTAAGTGAAAGGGAGTAATAGCATAATGGGTAAAATCGCATTCGTATTTCCCGGACAGGGCGCGCAGGCAGTCGGCATGGCGAAGGATGTATATGAAGCTGTGCCAGACGCCCGTGCGATATTTGAAACAGGCGATGAGGTTCTCGGCTTTCCGCTCAGCACACTCGTATTCGAGGGGCCTGAAAGCGATCTTAAGCAGACAGCCAACACACAGCCCGCGCTGCTTACCGCAAGCGTAGCCTATCTGGAAGCACTGAAGGGCAAAGGCCTTACGCCGGATTACGTGGCGGGCCACAGCCTGGGAGAATACAGCGCCCTGGTGGCGGCAGGTGTCCTGACCTATGAGGACGCCGTCAAGCTTGTACGTCTGCGCGGCCGGTTTATGGAAGAGGCCGTGCCGGGCGGGCAGGGCGCGATGGCTGCCGTACTGGGAGCCGAGCGTGAGGCGCTGGCCGAGCTGTGCCGAAGCGTATCCGAACAGGAAGGCCCCGTTGAGCTGGCGAACGTCAACTGCCCGGGTCAGATTGTCGTATCCGGCTCGCAGGCGGGCGTGAACGCGGTCGTTCAGCGGGTGAAGGAAGCGGGCGGCAAGCGGGCGATCCCGCTGGAAGTGAGCGGTCCTTTCCATTCCTCCTTGATGAAGGAGGCGGCGGAGCGCCTGGCGGGTGAGCTTGCCAAGACGGAATTCAGTGCTCCGTCCGTTCCGGTTGTTGTCAACGTTACCGCCCTTCCCGTTAGCGATCCGGAGGAGATCCGAGAGCTGCTGGTCCGGCAGGTGTATTCACCGGTGCTGTGGCAGGACTCCGTGGAACAGCTGATTGCAGAAGGCGTGGATACGTTCGTTGAGATCGGTTCCGGCAGCGTGCTTGCCGGTCTTATCCGCAAAATCGACAAGAACGCCAAAGTGATCAATATCAACAGTCTGGCAAGTATTGAGGCTCTTGCCTGAACCAGTGATTCGAACCGCGCAGATAAGTTTTACGGAATATGAAAGGGGACTATAAGTATGTTCTCAGCATTGCGGGGCCAGACGGCCCTCGTTACCGGCGCTTCGCGCGGCATCGGTCGCAGCATCGCGCTGGCGCTGGCGGAGTACGGCGTCAAGGTCGCCGTGAACTATTCCGGCAGCGAAGATGCGGCGCGGGAGACCGTGGAACGCATCGCGGAGCTTGGCTCCGAAGGAATCGCGCTCCGGGGGAATGTCGGCAGCACCGAACAGGCGGAAGGTCTTGTTAAAGAGACCCTTAACGCTTGGGGGCGTATTGATATACTCGTCAATAACGCCGGCATTACAAGGGACAACCTGATTATGCGGATGAAAGAGGAAGAGTTCGACCAGGTCATTGAGACGAATCTCAAAGGCGTGTTCAACTGTCTGAAGGCGGTCACCCGCCCGATGATGAAGCAGCGCTATGGCCGGATCATTAACATTTCCTCCGTTGTCGGCGTGACGGGCAATCCAGGGCAGGCGAACTATTCGGCGGCGAAGGCCGGCATTATCGGATTGACCAAATCGGCTGCGCGCGAGCTTGCTTCCCGCGGCATAACGGTCAATTGTATTGCCCCGGGCTTTATCGACACCGATATGACCCGCCAGCTGTCCGAGGAAGTGCGCTCCGACCTGGCCAAGGGTATTCCGCTTGCCCGTCTCGGCCTGCCGGAAGAAATTGCGTCGGCCGTCCTCTTCCTGTCATCGGAGGGAGCGGCATATATGACGGGCCAGACTCTCCATGTGGATGGCGGCATGTATATGTAAAGTTATAAGAAGCCCCTTGCCGGGGTTTAAAGTACGGGAATGGTCTCCGTAAAGCGTTTTTTTCGCTCTATGGTATTTTGAACTCATATCTCGTATAATACCAAAAGAGGAGGTGAACCGGATGTCCGATGTATTGGAGCGTGTAAAGCGCATTGTCGTCGACCGCTTAGGAGCCGACGAAGCCGAAGTCACACTGGAAGCGTCTTTCAAAGATGATTTGGGAGCTGATTCTCTAGATGTTGTAGAATTGGTTATGGAATTGGAAGATGAATTCGATTTGGAAATCTCTGATGAAGACGCAGAGAAAATTACGACCGTGGGTGAAGTTGTAAACTACATACAATCTCATACCTAGAGTCCTTTGCTTAAAGAGTCCCGTACCTGCTTAAGGCGGGACTTCTCCTCATTTTTACAGCGACTAACGCTTTGCGAAAGATACGCTTTGATAAGCGTATTTCCAAGGAAAATAACAAACCGCCGCCTTTTTCGCGGCGTTTGCAATTTATATAGTGGTAAATAAGAGAGAATTCAAAGCTTACAGTAAACAGATGGGGTGAATGCGTTTGAGTCATAGAGTGGTTGTTACCGGTATGGGCGTGATGACAGCGCTGGGGAAAGATTTGGAGACATTTTGGGACAGCCTGATGAACGGGAAGTCCGGCGTCTCTACAATCGAAGCCTTCGATGTCAGCGAATATACAACGCAGATTGCAGCTTCGATTAAAGATTTTGATCCTGAGGAACTGTTCGGCCGCAAGGAAGCCCGCAAGATGGACCGTTTTGTCCAATTCGCCCTCGCAGCAGGACAGCAGGCGCTGAATGACAGCGGTCTTGTGATTGGCGAAAACATTGAAGCCGAGAGATTAGGCGTATCCGTCGGCTCGGGTATAGGAGGACTTGGCACTTGGGAAGACCAGCATAACCTGCTGCTTGAAAAAGGCCCGAAACGTGTCAGCCCGTTCTTTATTCCGATGATGATCGCCAACATGGGTTCGGGACAGTTGTCCATCAGCCTCGGAGCGAAGGGACCCAATACGACGCAGGTAACCGCCTGCGCGACGGGAAGCCACGCTATCGGCGATTCGCTCCGCATGATTCAGCGCGGCGACGCGGACGCCATGATCTGCGGCGGCGCGGAAGCGACGATCCGTCCGACGGGTATGGCTGGTTTCTGTGCGATGAGAGCGATGTCCACGCGCAATGATGAACCGGAAAAGGCGAGCCGTCCGTTCGACACGGACAGAGACGGATTTGTCATGGGCGAAGGCGCCGGCATTCTGGTGCTGGAATCCCTGGAGCATGCGCTTCAGCGGGGCGCCCGTATCTACGCTGAGGTTATCGGCTACGGGTTGAGCGGAGACGCCCACCATATGACCGAGCCTGATCCGGAAGGCGCGGCCCGCTGCATGAAGATGGCGATCCGCGACGCAGGCATTCAGCCGGAGGAAATCGATTATATCAACGCGCACGGCACCTCGACACCCGTAGGGGACAAGTCCGAGACGACAGCCATCAAGAAGGCGCTGGGCGACCATGCGTACAAGGTGGCTATCAGCTCCACGAAATCCATGACTGGCCATCTGCTTGGAGCGGCCGGCGGTGTTGAGGCGATCATTTGCGGACTTTCCCTGCAAAAGGGAATAATCGCTCCAACGATCAATTTGGATAATCAAGACCCCGATTGCGATCTGGACTATGTTCCGAATACGCCGCGCGAAGCGGATCTGAACATCGTGATGTCCAACTCGTTCGGATTTGGTGGACATAACGCTACCGTTATTTTGAAAAAATACAATCAGTAAGGAGACCGTGCGATGAATGGGGACCTGAAGCAATTGCAAAGTCAACTTCATATTCAATTCCACGATTCTCAGCTGCTGAAGCAGGCTTTTACCCATGCGTCCTATGTCAATGAACACCGCTTCAACCAGCACCAGGACAATGAACGCCTTGAATTTTTGGGCGACGCCGTCCTGGAGCTGACGGTTTCCGAATATTTGTACAATCTGCTTCCGGATCGGCCGGAAGGTGAATTAACCAAGCTGCGGGCCGCTATCGTCTGTGAGCCCTCGCTGGTCAAATTCGCCGAGAACCTCGGCTTTGGCCGCTACGTATTGCTTGGCAAAGGCGAAGAACTGACGGGAGGACGAACCCGGCCGGCGCTGCTGGCGGATGTGTTCGAGTCCTTCGTTGGAGCGCTTTTTTTGGATCAGGGTTTGGAAACGGTGCGTGGGTTTCTGGCTGAATATGTACTCCCTTTGGTGGAGACGGACGGCAAGCTGCTGTTAGGGGTAAACGACTTCAAGACAGAACTGCAGGAATTGATTCAGCATCACGGTATGGGCACCTTGGAATATCGGATTATTGAGGAACGGGGACCGGCTCATGAACGCGAATTTGTCTCCGAAGTAAGCATGGCCAGCCGTACCCTTGGCCGGGGAAGCGGCCGCTCGAAGAAGGAAGCAGAGCAGCAGGCTGCTGCAGCTGCGCTACTGCGTCTGAAAGAGGACGGGTCTGAGAAAATGGGCTAACACAGACACAGTATAATATGGTCAAACGCAGCAGAGCAGCAAAGGTCTGAATCCGGCGTACAAACGGAACTCAGACCTTTGCTGCTCTTTTTCGAATTATAACGGAAATGCCCAGGAATTTAAGAATAACAGTTGGAAACGGATGGATAAGTGTTAATTTATGGATTGACAAGATTTTTGGAAAAGTCTAACATGTAATTAATTAAATAAAATCCCATAAAAAGATGGATATTGTGGGGTGTTTGGATGTGTGAGACTGAATTCGAATGCCAGGAGAAGATTAGAAGACTCGTAGTCAAGATTGTTAAGCATTATCGGGGCAGAGGTCCGGAGAATGTAAAGGTTAAACTGGAGAATGACCTGTTAATCACCATTGAGATTAGGGGAATTCTATCAAGTCTATCGGAAATTTTAATGAAAGAAGGCGCTGTCGATCTCGTTGCGGAATATTGGAAAGTATTAAAGCCTTATTTGGAAAGAGAATTTATGTCCGAAATGATAGACACGCTTGGCAGCCGGTTTACATATACTTGGAAGATTGCTGAACTTTGTCCAAGCGGCCGGGCAATTATTATTCAACTTAATAAATCGGTTTGATTGAAGAGAAAGGGCGTAAGCTTCTTCGCTTTTTAATAAGCCAGTACATGGTGTATTTCCTGACTATACTTTGTATTGGCTTATTTTTTGTTGTGTCCTTTGTGCATAAAATCACATGAAAAGGTGGTTATCCAATGGGGAACAAAGTACTGACGGTATGCCCGTATTGCGGAAGCGGATGTCAGATGCATTTGCTGGTTGAAGATGGGAAGGTCGTGGGGGCCGAGCCTGCGGATGGACGAACAAACGAAGGGAACTTGTGCCTGAAAGGTCATTATGGTTGGGACTTTCTGAATGATCCGCAGATTCTGACCGCCCGCCTTCGCAAGCCCATGATCCGCAAAGAAGGGATTTTGCAGGAGGTATCTTGGGAGGAAGCCATACAATTTACAGCAGAGAAGCTTAGTGCCATTAAAGAAAAATATGGTCCGGATGCGATTATGGGCACAGGTTCAGCCAGAGGACCGGGCAATGAGGCCAACTATGTCATGCAAAAATTTATGCGTGCGGTGATCGGCACCAATAATATTGACCACTGCGCCAGAGTATGCCACGGTCCATCCGTGGCGGGGCTGACCTATTCGTTGGGCGATGGGGCGATGTCGAATTCGATTCCGGAGATCGAGGATACGGATCTGCTCTTCATTTTTGGTTATAATGCCGCCGTTACACATCCGATTGTAGCCAGAAGAATCGTCAGAGCGAAGCAGAAAGGCGCTACTATTATCGTATCCGATCCACGAAAGACAGAATCGGCTAGAATTGCAGATACTTGGCTCCCTCTTAAAGGGGGGACAAACATGGCGCTTGTAAATGCATTTGGAAATGTACTCTTAGAGGAAGAATTATATGACAAGGATTATGTAGCCAATTATGTAGAAGGGTTTGCTGAATATAAGGAAAGTGTGCAAAAGTATACGCCTGAATATGCCGAGAGCATCACCGGTGTAAAAGCAAATGATATTCGCAAGGTGATGCGGCAGTATGCCAATTCGAATAAAGCGATGATTCTGTATGGCATGGGGGTCTGCCAATTCGCCCAAGCGGTGGACGTTGTCAAAGGGCTCGCCTCGCTGGCGCTGCTGACCGGCCATTTTGGCAGATCCGGCGTCGGCATTGGACCGGTCCGCGGCCAGAACAACGTACAGGGCTCCTGTGATATGGGGGCATTGCCTAATGTGTATCCGGGTTATCAATCCGTTACCGATCCCAAAATACGCAAAAAGTTCGAGAAGGCCTGGGGCGTGACGCTGCCGGAAAAAACGGGGTACCACTTAACTGAAATTCCCCATCTGGTATTGAAGGAAGACAAGGTGAAGGCCTATTACATTTTTGGTGAAGACCCCGTACAAAGTGATCCGAACGCGGCCGAGGTTAGAGAAACGCTGGAAAAGATGGAGTTTGTCATTGTGCAGGATATCTTTATGAACAAGACGGCACTGCATGCGGATGTCATCCTTCCCGCTACCTCCTGGGGCGAACATGAAGGTGTGTATTCGTCAGCCGACCGCGGATTTCAGCGGATTAGAAAAGCCATTGATCCTCCGGGGGAAGTGAAGCCGGATTGGCAGATTATCAGCGAGGTGGCCACTGCGATGGGCTATCCGATGTCCTACCGGAATACGGAGGAGATCTGGGACGAGATGAGAGCCCTCTGTCCTAAATTTGCGGGAGCAAGCTATAAGAAGATGGAGGAGCTGGGCGGTATTCAGTGGCCTTGCCCGTCCGAAGATCATCCGGGTACACCTTATTTATATGAGGGCAACCGCTTTTCAACCCCCAACGGCAAAGGGCGGCTGTTCGCCTGTGAATGGAGAGCTCCGCTGGAGCAACCGGATCAGGAGTATCCGCTGACGCTGTCGACTGTCCGTGAAGTCGGACATTATTCCGTCCGCACCATGACCGGGAACTGCCGTGCCCTTAGCCAATTATCCGATGAGCCCGGTAATATTCAGATCAGTCCCGGGGATGCTTCGAGCCTCGGCATTCAAGATGGGCAGCTGGTAAGGATTATCTCCCGGCGGGGTAGGATTGTAGCCAGGGCGCAAATCAGCGACCGGGTCAAAACAGGCGCCACCTATATGACCTATCATTTCTGGATTGGCGCTTGCAACGAGCTGACTGGGGACGCTTTGGACCCTGTCTCGAAGACACCGGAGTATAAATATTGCGCGATTCGCCTGGAAAAGATTCCGGATCAGCTTCGTGCCGAGCAGCAGGTTCGGCAGCAATATGAGTCGCTTAAAAAGCAAATGCATGTGGGGGCGGGTCAGGCATGAAGAGGGAACGGCCCAATTCGTTCGTCATTGCCGAAGCCGGTAAATGTATAGGCTGCAAAGCGTGCGAACTGGCCTGCTTCGCGGTGCATAACCAGGATAACGGTGTGGCTGCATCGGTAGGTACGATCA
This region of Paenibacillus sp. URB8-2 genomic DNA includes:
- a CDS encoding Na-translocating system protein MpsC family protein, which codes for MCETEFECQEKIRRLVVKIVKHYRGRGPENVKVKLENDLLITIEIRGILSSLSEILMKEGAVDLVAEYWKVLKPYLEREFMSEMIDTLGSRFTYTWKIAELCPSGRAIIIQLNKSV
- the fdhF gene encoding formate dehydrogenase subunit alpha → MGNKVLTVCPYCGSGCQMHLLVEDGKVVGAEPADGRTNEGNLCLKGHYGWDFLNDPQILTARLRKPMIRKEGILQEVSWEEAIQFTAEKLSAIKEKYGPDAIMGTGSARGPGNEANYVMQKFMRAVIGTNNIDHCARVCHGPSVAGLTYSLGDGAMSNSIPEIEDTDLLFIFGYNAAVTHPIVARRIVRAKQKGATIIVSDPRKTESARIADTWLPLKGGTNMALVNAFGNVLLEEELYDKDYVANYVEGFAEYKESVQKYTPEYAESITGVKANDIRKVMRQYANSNKAMILYGMGVCQFAQAVDVVKGLASLALLTGHFGRSGVGIGPVRGQNNVQGSCDMGALPNVYPGYQSVTDPKIRKKFEKAWGVTLPEKTGYHLTEIPHLVLKEDKVKAYYIFGEDPVQSDPNAAEVRETLEKMEFVIVQDIFMNKTALHADVILPATSWGEHEGVYSSADRGFQRIRKAIDPPGEVKPDWQIISEVATAMGYPMSYRNTEEIWDEMRALCPKFAGASYKKMEELGGIQWPCPSEDHPGTPYLYEGNRFSTPNGKGRLFACEWRAPLEQPDQEYPLTLSTVREVGHYSVRTMTGNCRALSQLSDEPGNIQISPGDASSLGIQDGQLVRIISRRGRIVARAQISDRVKTGATYMTYHFWIGACNELTGDALDPVSKTPEYKYCAIRLEKIPDQLRAEQQVRQQYESLKKQMHVGAGQA